The Balearica regulorum gibbericeps isolate bBalReg1 chromosome 5, bBalReg1.pri, whole genome shotgun sequence genome window below encodes:
- the SNX6 gene encoding sorting nexin-6 isoform X1 — protein MMQEGSDDGPDFLSEEDRGLRAINVDLQTDAALQVDISDALSERDKVKFTVHTKSSLPNFKQNEFSVVRQHEEFIWLHDSFVENEDYAGYIIPPAPPRPDFDASREKLQKLGEGEGSMTKEEFTKMKQELEAEYLAIFKKTVAMHEVFLCRVAAHPILRKDLNFHVFLEYNQDLSVRGKNKKEKLEDFFKNMVKSADGVIVSGVKDVDDFFEHERTFLVEYHNRVKDASAKSDKMTRSHKNVADDYNRIGSSLYALGTQDSTDICKFFLKVSELFDKTRKIEARVSADEDLKLSDLLKYYLRESQAAKDLLYRRSRSLVDYENANKALDKARAKNKDVLQAETTQQICCQKFEKISESAKQELIDFKTRRVAAFRKNLVELAELELKHAKGNLQLLQSCLAVLNGDT, from the exons ATGATG CAGGAAGGCTCGGACGACGGCCCAGATTTCCTCTCGGAGGAGGACCGAGGT cttAGGGCAATAAATGTAGATCTCCAGACTGATGCTGCTCTGCAAGTGGATATCTCAGATGCACTCAGTGAGAGGGACAAAGTGAAATTCACTGTCCATACAAAG AGTTCCTTACcgaatttcaaacaaaatgaattttctgttgTCCGGCAACATGAAGAGTTTATTTGGCTTCATGATTCTTTTGTTGAGAATGAGGACTATGCTGGCTATATT ATTCCACCAGCACCACCCAGGCCTGACTTTGATGCCTCAAGGGAAAAATTGCAGAAGcttggagaaggggaaggatCAATGACTAAAGAGGAATTCACCAAGATGAAACAAGAACTGGAGGC tgaatattTGGCAATATTCAAGAAGACAGTTGCAATGCATGAAGTGTTTTTGTGTCGCGTGGCAGCACATCCTATTTTGAGAAAGGATTTAAATTTCCATGTATTCTTGGAATATAATCAGGAT ttgaGTGTTCgtgggaaaaataagaaagagaaacttgaagacttctttaaaaatatggttAAATCAGCAGATGGTGTCATTGTTTCAGGAGTAAAG GATGTGGATGACTTCTTTGAACATGAAAGAACATTCCTTGTAGAATATCACAACCGAGTCAAAGATGCCTCTGCCAAATCTGATAAAATGACAAGATCACATAAAA atGTGGCGGATGACTATAATAGAATTGGTTCTTCATTATATGCATTAGGAACGCAGGACTCTACAGATATATGCAA gttttttctGAAGGTATCAGAGTTATTTGACAAAACAAGG AAAATAGAGGCCCGGGTATCTGCTGATGAAGATCTTAAACTTTCTGATCTTCTGAAATATTACCTAAGGGAATCTCAAGCTGCTAAG gatctCCTATATAGAAGATCTAGGTCACTAGTGGATTATGAAAATGCTAATAAGGCATTGGATAAAGcaagagcaaaaaataaagatgtactGCAAGCTGAAACTACTCAGCAAATATGCTGTCAGAAATTTGAGAAAATATCTGAATCAGCAAAACAAG aaCTGATAGACTTTAAGACAAGAAGAGTTGCAGCATTCAGAAAAAATCTGGTGGAACTAGCAGAACTGGAATTAAAGCATGCTAAG gGTAACttacagctgctgcagagctgcctggcagTGTTAAATGGTGACACATAA
- the SNX6 gene encoding sorting nexin-6 isoform X2: MMEGSDDGPDFLSEEDRGLRAINVDLQTDAALQVDISDALSERDKVKFTVHTKSSLPNFKQNEFSVVRQHEEFIWLHDSFVENEDYAGYIIPPAPPRPDFDASREKLQKLGEGEGSMTKEEFTKMKQELEAEYLAIFKKTVAMHEVFLCRVAAHPILRKDLNFHVFLEYNQDLSVRGKNKKEKLEDFFKNMVKSADGVIVSGVKDVDDFFEHERTFLVEYHNRVKDASAKSDKMTRSHKNVADDYNRIGSSLYALGTQDSTDICKFFLKVSELFDKTRKIEARVSADEDLKLSDLLKYYLRESQAAKDLLYRRSRSLVDYENANKALDKARAKNKDVLQAETTQQICCQKFEKISESAKQELIDFKTRRVAAFRKNLVELAELELKHAKGNLQLLQSCLAVLNGDT; this comes from the exons ATGATG GAAGGCTCGGACGACGGCCCAGATTTCCTCTCGGAGGAGGACCGAGGT cttAGGGCAATAAATGTAGATCTCCAGACTGATGCTGCTCTGCAAGTGGATATCTCAGATGCACTCAGTGAGAGGGACAAAGTGAAATTCACTGTCCATACAAAG AGTTCCTTACcgaatttcaaacaaaatgaattttctgttgTCCGGCAACATGAAGAGTTTATTTGGCTTCATGATTCTTTTGTTGAGAATGAGGACTATGCTGGCTATATT ATTCCACCAGCACCACCCAGGCCTGACTTTGATGCCTCAAGGGAAAAATTGCAGAAGcttggagaaggggaaggatCAATGACTAAAGAGGAATTCACCAAGATGAAACAAGAACTGGAGGC tgaatattTGGCAATATTCAAGAAGACAGTTGCAATGCATGAAGTGTTTTTGTGTCGCGTGGCAGCACATCCTATTTTGAGAAAGGATTTAAATTTCCATGTATTCTTGGAATATAATCAGGAT ttgaGTGTTCgtgggaaaaataagaaagagaaacttgaagacttctttaaaaatatggttAAATCAGCAGATGGTGTCATTGTTTCAGGAGTAAAG GATGTGGATGACTTCTTTGAACATGAAAGAACATTCCTTGTAGAATATCACAACCGAGTCAAAGATGCCTCTGCCAAATCTGATAAAATGACAAGATCACATAAAA atGTGGCGGATGACTATAATAGAATTGGTTCTTCATTATATGCATTAGGAACGCAGGACTCTACAGATATATGCAA gttttttctGAAGGTATCAGAGTTATTTGACAAAACAAGG AAAATAGAGGCCCGGGTATCTGCTGATGAAGATCTTAAACTTTCTGATCTTCTGAAATATTACCTAAGGGAATCTCAAGCTGCTAAG gatctCCTATATAGAAGATCTAGGTCACTAGTGGATTATGAAAATGCTAATAAGGCATTGGATAAAGcaagagcaaaaaataaagatgtactGCAAGCTGAAACTACTCAGCAAATATGCTGTCAGAAATTTGAGAAAATATCTGAATCAGCAAAACAAG aaCTGATAGACTTTAAGACAAGAAGAGTTGCAGCATTCAGAAAAAATCTGGTGGAACTAGCAGAACTGGAATTAAAGCATGCTAAG gGTAACttacagctgctgcagagctgcctggcagTGTTAAATGGTGACACATAA